From one Nilaparvata lugens isolate BPH chromosome 2, ASM1435652v1, whole genome shotgun sequence genomic stretch:
- the LOC111053402 gene encoding dnaJ protein homolog 1: protein MGKDYYSILGLQKGANDDAIKKAYRKLALKYHPDKNKSPGADEKFKEIAEAYEVLSDKKKRDIYDKYGEEGLKGSAGSAGGGGMGPNGSNFTYTFHGDPRATFAQFFGTSSPFNSFFDFGPDNRGNGMFSTFGHDDDMDMDQDIFSHGIHLGGGPMGRGPGGAFRSQSFNNPTLNRGKDKLQDAPIETDLYVTLEDILRGCTKRMKISRKVMQPDGTAKKEDKVLTIHVKPGWKAGTKITFQKEGDQGRNKIPADIVFIIRDKPHPHFRREGSDVRYTAKITLKQALCGTIVEVPTLTGSKVTLDFSKEIVKPATVKRIQGHGLPFPKEPSRKGDLLVSFDIKFPDTLSQSTKDILYDTLPQ from the exons ATGGGGAAAGATTACTACAGTATTCTCGGTCTACAAAAAGGTGCTAATGATGATGCTATCAAAAAGGCCTACAGGAAGTTGGCCCTGAAGTACCATCCAGACAAAAACAAGAGCCCTGGCGCGGATGAGAAGTTCAAAGAGATAGCAGAAGCCTACGAAGTGTTGAGTGATAAGAAGAAGCGAGATATCTATGATAAGTACGGCGAGGAGGGACTGAAGGGGAGTGCGGGCAGTGCGGGGGGAGGGGGTATGGGACCGAATGGGTCCAACTTCACGTATACGTTCCACGGGGACCCGCGCGCGACATTCGCCCAGTTCTTTGGCACGTCGAGTCCGTTCAACTCGTTCTTCGACTTTGGCCCGGACAACCGAGGAAATGGCATGTTCTCGACATTCGGCCATGACGACGACATGGATATGGACCAGGACATATTCTCGCACGGCATCCACCTGGGTGGCGGCCCAATGGGCAGAGGCCCCGGCGGCGCTTTCCGCTCCCAGTCGTTCAACAACCCCACACTCAACCGCGGCAAGGATAAACTACAGGATGCGCCCATCGAAACCGACCTCTACGTCACCTTGGAGGACATTCTGCGCGGCTGCACTAAACGCATGAAGATCTCGCGGAAGGTGATGCAGCCTGACGGCACCGCCAAGAAGGAGGACAAAGTTCTGACCATTCATGTGAAGCCGGGCTGGAAAGCGGGCACAAAGATCACATTTCAAAAGGAGGGAGACCAAGGAAGGAATAAAATCCCGGCTGATATTGTGTTCATCATCCGAGACAAGCCTCATCCTCACTTCAGGCGGGAAGGAAGTGATGTCAGATACACTGCCAAAATCACATTAAAACAG GCTCTGTGTGGCACAATAGTGGAAGTGCCCACACTCACAGGCAGCAAAGTGACATTGGACTTCTCCAAAGAAATAGTGAAGCCGGCAACAGTGAAGCGAATTCAAGGCCACGGACTTCCATTCCCGAAAGAGCCAAGCCGTAAAGGTGATCTATTAGTTTCGTTCGATATCAAATTTCCCGACACTCTCTCTCAAAGTACTAAGGACATTTTGTATGACACTCTACCTCAATGA